In the Triticum aestivum cultivar Chinese Spring chromosome 2B, IWGSC CS RefSeq v2.1, whole genome shotgun sequence genome, ACATTTTGTAAATGCTTGGTTAAcaattttatatatgataaaaaatCCATCATTTTTCATATATGGTTAATATTGTTTctttacacatttaacattttgtatatacttgttcaatattattcaaatgcttgattaacatttttaaatagaTGATCActtttttcatcatttttttaatacatggtccaCATTTTTTCTATAAACAATTAGCTTTTTCCATATGCTTGACTAATATTTTGCAACCACTTGTTCAACATTTTGCAAACATTTGTTCAACAATTTTTTAAATTCTTGACtaaattttttaaatacatgatcaaattgTTTTATACACATATTTTGTACACATTATTCatatacatgataaacatttttccTATACATATTTAacgtttttcaaatgcttgatcaatATTTTTCAATTGTTTAATGTAGAGTGATTTTTGCATtatattttattttgaatatttagaagtataaacaaaagtaaaaataataaagcaaaaaacatggaaaaaacaaaataaaaatgaggATGTTATTCCTGCGCGCCTAGGCGGCCCAACTAGCGCCACCCTCAGTGAGGGTTTCCACCGTCTCGCTTAATGCCGGACATATGGGCACGGCAGGCCATGGCACGAAGGTGTTTCCAGGAGATGCCACGCTAGTGGGCTGGGCTTGGCCCAACAAGCAAGGGCTGTTGTTTTCctattttctttttattatttctgtTTTTATTGGCCTAAATTTTTTGCTTTCATTCAATTCAAACAACTTTTGAATTGTTTGAATACTCAACTGAGCACCAACCTCGTGAAAAAGTTTATGAGGTTTACTCGGGAAaggtattttttttatgttttgaTGGTTTGTTTTTTTATATGTTGATGGACACCTAATATCTGGTCATGCACTCGGGAACACCCCGAAATCACTAATTATGGAGTACTTCTTTTAAAGATCACTTTCACCTTCTCAGGTTGGGATAATGACGCGCATTGCATGCGCGTCAGTTATCGCAAACTGGGAGTTTTCTCTTTTTTCATACATCACTTTATTCAAACGTTTTACCTCTTAAACTGTGTGTCCAAATCATGAACCATTTTAaccattggatttctcgcgtcgATATCTTCAatactagatcccatgttgataggttttgacaaaaaaaaattcatgaaaaaagTCGGACGCAAAACCAAACTAGGAGCACGTTTTTTCCCTTTTTCgaaagaggcatggccgtgcctctcgcgaaagcacagccGTGCCTCTCACAGAAGCAAAATCATGTCTCCcacgaaaaggaaaaaaacaaaaaacgcggcTTTTTTCGTTTCTAAGAGGCATGTCCGTGCCTCCCGCGAAAGCACAACTGtatctctcgcggaagcaaaaccatgcctctcgcgggagcaaaaaaaatagaaaatgtgttttttcatttccgagaggcgcggtcatgcctctcgcgaaagcacaaccgtgtctcaagcttaagcaaaaccgtgactctcgcggaagaaaaaattgtttttttaatttctgagaagcacggccgtgcctctcacgaaagcacaaccgcgcctcttgcgaaagaaaaaaaacagaaaacacgtgtTTTTACTGttttcgagaggcatggccgtgcgtctcacggaagcaaaactgtgcctctggcggaagaaaaaaaacataaaacacattttttttccttttccaagaggcacggtcgtgcctctcgcgaaagaaaaaagtTTGTTTTGCGCAATTTTTGTtgtccaaaagctaaggaagagtGGTGAAAAATCAAAAAGTCATATAAAACCGAAATAaccatttaaaaagccgaaaacgcatgcaaaagaataaaaaaacaaatttgaagaGAGCGCCTAGAATGCGGCACGTGGCGTCGGCCGAGAGCGTGTCAAGTGACGCACTCTCATTCCACCCCCAAGTGATCGTTGGGAGgcttccgaaggagcgctcgtcaactagttgctcccgaagcacccccccccccccccccaaacacacaCACATCGAAGGATTCATTCGCTGGGGGGAGGGAAGCTTCCAATGATTGTTTCGATTGTCCGCCGGGTGGCAGCCCTGACTGACCCAAAAAGGGCCAGTTATCTTTTTCATATTAAAAAACACCATCAACCCCAGAAAAAACCATTTTCttataaaaacacatagaaaacCTAAACTTTTTGAAAAAAGTCGTGCTGTGAATTTATGAAAATGTCATCCTCTGATATCAGAAATTAACCATGGATGttaaaacatactccctccattcctttatattagatgtatttcttttttgataaaatttcagaatgtaaggtgcatttcttcaaAGTCCTCATAATTCCCTTATTAGCCCTACAGAAAAAGGAAAGCAAGGGTTGTTGTTTTCctattttctttttattatttatgTTATTATTAGCCTAATTTTTTTGCTTTCATTCAATTCCAACAACTTTTGAATTGTTTGAACACTCAAACTGAGCTCAAACCTCGTGAAAAAGTTTATGAGGATCACTCGGGAATGTTTTGGTGGTTTGTTTTTTTATATGTTAATGGACACCTAATATCTGGCGCGCTCGGGAGCATCCAGAAATCACTAATTATGGAGTACTTCTTTCAAAGATCACTTTCACCTTCTTAGGTTGGGATAAATGGCGCGCATTGCATCCGCGTCACTTATCGCAAACTAagagttttctcttttttcgtacATCACTTTATTCAAAACGGTTTACCTCTTAAACTGCGCGTCCAAATCTTGAAttattttcaccattggattcctcgcgtcgataTCTTCAatactagatcccatgttgataggttttgacgaacttttttccaCGAAAAAAATCAGACGGAAAAACCAAACCAGGAGCACGTTTttcccctttccgaaagaggcacggccgtgcctctcacaaaagcaaaatcatgcctcccacggaaaagaaaaaaacaaaaaatgcgcCTTTTTTCGTTCccaagaggcatggccgtgcctcccgCGAAAGCACAACAGtatctctcgcgaaagcaaaaccgtgcctctcgctggagcaaaaaaaatagaaattgtgtattttttttcgtttccgagaagcgcggccgtgcctctcgcaaaagcaccACTGTGTCTCAAtcaaaagcaaaaccgtgcctctcgcagaagaaaaaaaatgtttttttaattTATGAGAAGCACGACCGTGCCTcacgcgaaagcacaaccgtgcctcttgcgaaaaaaaatagaaaacacgttttttaccgtttccgagaggcatggtcgtgcctctcacggaagaaaaattgtgcctcttgcagaagaaaaaaaacagaaaactcttttttttcctttttccaagaggcacggtcgtgcttctcgcgaaagcacaaccgtgcctctcgcgaaagaaaaaaaagattGTTTTTGTGCAATTCTTTtgtccaaaagctaaggaagactggtgaaataaaaccaaaaaaacatttaaaaagccaaaaatgtgtgcgaaaataaataaaaaaccaaATCCGGAGAGAGCGCCTAGAGCGCGACACGTGGTGTCggctgagagcgcgtcaagtggCGCACGCTCATCCCATCCCCAAGTGATCGTtgggaggctcccgaaggagcgctcttCAACTAGTTGCTCCCGAagcaccctccccccccccccccccccacgtcgaAGGATTCATTCGCTGGGGGAGGGAAGCTTCCAATGATTGTTTCGATTGTCCACTAGGTGGTAGCCCTCACTGACTCAGAAAGGGCCGGTTAACTTTTTCATATTGAAAAACACCATCAACCCCAGAAAAAAACCATTTTCTTATAAAAACACATAGAAAGCCTATTTTTTTTTAAAGTCATGCTCTGAATTTATGAAAATGCCTTCCTCTGATATCAGAAATTAaccgtcactagtagaaaacagggctttggtccaggccaggttagcccattagtcccggttcagtcatgaaccgggactaatgtgagcattggtcccggttcatgcggcaaaggcattagtcccggttcaaatgggacctttagtcccggttggtgccacgaactggtactaaaggttagacctttagtaccggttcgtgccacgaaccggtactaatggggtttgaagcattagtaccggttcgtggcacgaaccggtactaaaggtcccattttcaaactgtaccccccccccctcggtggatcgccttttcagttttgcaaaaagaaaaagaaaatgataaaaattcaaaaattaaaatccttcgagatgtagttatgttactacatctactagttaggaaaatttaaaaacttaaatttggacatgttttgcgaaaagtgtagggaaaatgtaaaacggctataacttttgcatactatgtcagaaaaaaacgtataatatatcaaaatgttcagcacgaaaatccgcatccgattttgacagcctatggcctgtttgcaaatttttagaatcctcacattctaaaaggaaaaaaagttatgctcaaatttcagttttttttaaatttttgttaaatctggtcaaactatggtcaaactacttattcaagaagtattagtgttactaaataattattcaagaatattagcgttactaaataattatttcagttttttgaattttggtcaaatctggtcaaactatggtcaaacaatggtcaaactacttatttaaaaacattagtgttactaaataattatttcagtgtttttgaattttggtcaaatttggtcaaactgtggtcaaactacttattcaagaaatattagtgttactaaataattattgttttttagaacaataatttcaaactcaaacaatgaaatgtgtgacttcatgctcaagctaaattcctgagggttaataggcttgacatcttactattgtcaggaaaacaacaagtgtagacttggaaacgaggtagaatagaacccggaatttaagtgtgctcaggctggagtagtgagatggGTGACCGTCctggaagttagatgatttggaatgatgaggggtgattagagactagaggttaaattaagcagtgatgagggtgattagagattagaggttaaaataattcagaaatttgaaaataaaaaaatttcaaaaaaaaacttcaaaaaaaatttaaaaagaaaattttcaaaaaaaatcataaaaattccacgtggacggcctttagtcccggttccagaaccgggactaaaggcacttatgaaccgggacaaatacccctttttctactagtgcatggatGTTAAAACATATATTTAAACTTGCCATGGTCCTACAATTTGAGTTGTCATGTGAACACAAATTAAAGGAAAAAATGCTATCTCTAAATAAACAAAAATGTCATAAAAACAAAACGCCACCTCTTAATAACAAAAAATGCAATGTTTTATAAGAAAAATAacatctcttaataataaaaatgcctTCTCTCAATGATAAAAAATatctattaaaataaaaatgtcaactcttaataataaaaatgccatcttAAAAAATGTCATCCACGTTTTTCTAACCCGCGAAGCTGTTTTTGGGTAAAATAAAAAATCTAGCATGTTTCGTGGGTTCGAACCCATTTCAGCAGTACCCAAACCCGAAACCCGCCATTATTGACCAAAATACCTACCATCCACTGATTTTCCACCGATTCACTCCACTGATCCAGCCGAACGCCCACCTCGACTACACGATCGGCCCAGTCTACTATTTTATCTCATGTTTTACTGCTTAAATATGCTGAATTTTGCTGATGTTATTGCTGAAATATGCTCCTACCTTTTTCAAAAGTTGTTGTTCTCGCTGGCTGCTCTCGCAGGGATGGGTTCTCCACGGGTTCAGAAAACCCGACGAGTTTAGGAGACGGGCAAAAAACTATCCCCGTGCACGGAGACAAGACATGTTTGCGGTTTTCTTGCGGCAACCAAAACTCGGCGGTTGATGTAGACTAGTGGTTAGGATGCCATCATGGTGAAAAATACATGGGATCGTCTAAAAAGAACAtctaagaaaagaaaagaaaaaaatgcacACCTCCCCCTCCCGTTCCATGGTGGACGTCACTCCTTCCCCGCGAATAAGCTTCACTTCACTCCCCCTCCCATCCTATCCACATCCACATCCACATCCACAGATCCTCCCTGACGGCGCTCGTCGGCGGCCGCGGCAACACACGTACCGGCCGTCTCTCTCCTCCCGCCAGGGCTGCGCGTCTGACCTGACCTGACGGCGCTCGCCAGCGGCAAGACACGTACCGGAGATCTGGGCCAGGGTGAgcgcccctccacccacccttGCCTGGATTCCttccttcctttctttctttctttcagcgCATCCGCGTCCTTGATTTATCgatgctctcctctcctctcctcgcaTACACTTAAGGGTATACTGCCATTTTCCGCTTGCAAGACACAAATTTTACTTTAGTATCTCTAGACTCTAGAGCCTTAAACAAAGATTTCGATTAGTTTACCATTTGCACCCTCCATAAAAGAAAGAAATAAGGAAAGATTGCGACTGGTGTTTTCGCTTTGGATTGAAATCCAACCCTTCTGTATTTTTATTTATCTTATCTAGAACTAGAAGCTTTACCTGAAGAATGGACCAAAGAAGCAGCAGTTTTACCTACTACAGTAATTAATTAAACTGTATAGCACAAGGGAAAAACTACACAAACAATAATAATAATACCAGAAAAACGTGTATGGAATTACCTCACACTCACATCAACCAGGCATGATTGGATTTGGATGTGGATGTGGATGTTACTGTTTCCCCAAAAACTGCTTCAATCAATTTCATACACAGCTTAATTTGTTTGGTACTCGAATAAAAACACATACCTCTGTTAGTAATTGCAGAGACATATTGGAATGAATTATTCACAGCTTTGTTTGCACCTGATGCCCATTCCTTGTCTTCCTCTAATTAACTTTGCGGCCAACATATCTGCTGGGCAAATACAGAAAACAGTTTGCTCAATTAATGACTTGTTCTATACATAGACTGCTGCAAAATTTACTTCCATAACATAATTATTGCTAGCTCGCCGCGTCTATATATCCAAATGCTAAATTGTGTCTACTGCTAATTTGCTTGCTCGCAGGACGACAACATCCAGTCACCATGAGCCTATCTGCCACTGGGATAATCAGTGCTGTCGATGATTGTGTCAATTTGTTCCAGTGGACCAGATCTGCCATTCCATCTCTGCACTCTGGCTTGAGTGGCTCACAGCAGGAAACTCTCCAGGAGCATGTGTTGCGCTTACAGGGTGGCCTACAACGTCTCAGGGATGCTCTTCCTGCAATGTATGACCTCATTGACCAAGCAGAGCGGAGAAGCCATGACacccgtgtggagaagctccttccagTACTCAAGGATACAGTCTATGAGGTCGAGGACCTTCTTGATGAGGCCAAATGGTACGAGGTGAAGGCGCAAGTTGAGGGCAATGCAAcccattctcctcctcctcctccctttgaGTTCATCGATGATGTCGTCCAAGCCAGCTTCGGCAAGCTGAGTCATGTCCAATCAAGATTGAGTATTCTTTCGAGTCAGCTGGAGATCGCGGGGCTTGCTGAAGCTACAGAACAGGTTGACAGATTAGTCAAGCCAAAGACCGGCTCTTTGCCATATGAAGGCCTATTGTTTTGTTATTACAAGGAGCTAGCGCAGGTGATGGGATTTTCCACAAATTCAAAATGCAAGAGAGCAACGAGTTTGGCCAATGCATCAACAACCGCATCAGCAAACAACCAATTCAGTAACGGGTTAAGAAGAATATCGAGCCTTCCTGTTTTGGTAATACAAGGAACTGGTGGTGTTGGAAAGACTACTTTGGCCCGACGTATATGGTTCAATCAAACGGGGAAGCCTCGGATCATTTGGATTCATGTCTCAGATGGCTTTGATGTGAAGAGGTTAACTAAAAAGGCCATACAACTCTGTACCGGGGAGGAGACAACAACTGATGATTTGGATTCTCTTCAGCGTGACCTTTCTAAGCATGTGAGCAATAAAAGGTTATTGGTATTCCTTGATGATATGCGGGATGATGCCTTGAAGGAAAACGGGCAGTGTTGGAAGAGGTTTTGTGCACCTTTTAGGAATGTCCGAGGGGGAAGCATGATTTTGGTCACTACTAGATGTTCAGAGGTTACTGAGGGAGTGCGGACAATGGAGCCCATTATCTTAGATGGTCTAAAAGGTGATGCCTTTTGGAATTTTTTCAAATTGTGCGTGTTTGGAGATGGGAGGTCTGAGATTGATCCTGAGTTAGAGCGCATCGGTAGAAGTATACTTCCTAAATTGAAGGGTTCTCCTTTGGCCGCCAGAACTCTGGGATGCGTGTTATGCATGGATCTTCAGGCATCCCATTGGAATTCCATACTTGAGAGTGAACTGTGGGAGTTGAGACAAGGGGAGGCCGACATTTTTCCTGCCCTTAAGTTGAGCTACATGCATTTACCATTCTATTTGAAGCGATGCTTCGCATTCTGTTCTGTGTACCCGAAAGATTACAAATTCCAGAAGGCACGCTTAGCTGAAGTTTGGGTAGCGGAAGGCTTTGTGGAATCTCAAGGTGGTGTTCCGATTCAAGATATTGGCTGTCAGTATTTTGAAGACCTTGTAACACGGTCCTTCTTTCAAATGGTTCCTGGTGGATACGTAATCCCTGACCTATTGCATGACCTGGCACAAAAAGTTTCAGAGCACGACTGCTGCATCTTAAgaaatgatagttgctttgatAAAGTCCCACAGGATGTTTGTCATCTGTACGTACTCCCTAGCAGTGACTTTGATGGTTCCAACTTGTTGAGACTGTGCAGGTACACAAAGTTGCGTACCCTAATTTGCAAGAAGAGTTTAGGGAAAGAAGCAGGATTTGTAATGGGCCACTGGTGTACTAAACTTTTGCGTATGCGTGTGATTTCTTGTGCCTCCACAGATGAGTTACCAGGTAGTATTGGCAACTTGAAGCATCTTCGGTACCTAGAAATCTCCAGAGATTGTGCTTTGAAGAGGATTCCTTCAACTTTCTGTTGGCTATATAATCTGCAGATTTTCTATGCCAAGAAATGCAAGCTAGAAAGTCTGCCTAGTGACTTTGGTAAGTTGATCAACTTACAGAAATTTGTATTGGATGGATTACCATATTATCCTGGGTGCCGCATGCGTGTTAATGCAGCAGATGGGCAGGGACAAAGAATAGTTAGGTTAATGAAGAATCTGAACCAGTTTCGTGGCTTGGAGATCACTCATGTTGGCATGCTAACtaaggatgatgcagcagaatcAAAACTGAAGAATAAGAAAGACCTTGACGAGTTGAAACTGAAATTCGAATCAGATGGGTTACCAATTTCGCCACGGTTTTTAGGCTATCCCGAGTCTCAGTCCATGCAGGACAATGAGATAGACATGCTTCATCAGTCTCAAATCATCCAGGACAATGAGATAGATGTGCTTCAATCTCTGCAACCTCCTATCAGTCTCAAGTCTCTGCTCCTCCAGAATTATGCCGGTGTCTCGCTCCCAAGCTGGTTTCGCCCGCAAAACTTACCAAGCTTAGAATCACTTACTTTTACGGACTGTGTTGGACTCAAGAACATATCGTTGTGCATGATCTCACAGATTATAGGCTTAAATGTGATACCTGCAGTGCTAGTTCACAACAATAATGATAGTGTCGGTATGTTCCTATCCCTGACAGATCTAGCCATTTATGGGTGCCGAAATTTATCAACTCTCGAACAT is a window encoding:
- the LOC123047620 gene encoding putative disease resistance protein RGA1 isoform X1 yields the protein MSLSATGIISAVDDCVNLFQWTRSAIPSLHSGLSGSQQETLQEHVLRLQGGLQRLRDALPAMYDLIDQAERRSHDTRVEKLLPVLKDTVYEVEDLLDEAKWYEVKAQVEGNATHSPPPPPFEFIDDVVQASFGKLSHVQSRLSILSSQLEIAGLAEATEQVDRLVKPKTGSLPYEGLLFCYYKELAQVMGFSTNSKCKRATSLANASTTASANNQFSNGLRRISSLPVLVIQGTGGVGKTTLARRIWFNQTGKPRIIWIHVSDGFDVKRLTKKAIQLCTGEETTTDDLDSLQRDLSKHVSNKRLLVFLDDMRDDALKENGQCWKRFCAPFRNVRGGSMILVTTRCSEVTEGVRTMEPIILDGLKGDAFWNFFKLCVFGDGRSEIDPELERIGRSILPKLKGSPLAARTLGCVLCMDLQASHWNSILESELWELRQGEADIFPALKLSYMHLPFYLKRCFAFCSVYPKDYKFQKARLAEVWVAEGFVESQGGVPIQDIGCQYFEDLVTRSFFQMVPGGYVIPDLLHDLAQKVSEHDCCILRNDSCFDKVPQDVCHLYVLPSSDFDGSNLLRLCRYTKLRTLICKKSLGKEAGFVMGHWCTKLLRMRVISCASTDELPGSIGNLKHLRYLEISRDCALKRIPSTFCWLYNLQIFYAKKCKLESLPSDFGKLINLQKFVLDGLPYYPGCRMRVNAADGQGQRIVRLMKNLNQFRGLEITHVGMLTKDDAAESKLKNKKDLDELKLKFESDGLPISPRFLGYPESQSMQDNEIDMLHQSQIIQDNEIDVLQSLQPPISLKSLLLQNYAGVSLPSWFRPQNLPSLESLTFTDCVGLKNISLCMISQIIGLNVIPAVLVHNNNDSVGMFLSLTDLAIYGCRNLSTLEHFLLPKYVPAVKKITIGGCKRLESIPTEMFGDFHFLEELNIFSCPKIRSRRLVSPSLKKLRLSRSALFYSIECCSLTYFDLSSEFVMSIQLQMWSLPALRELHILCRSLTSIGGSTNLSLCTGTGSIRAFSSLSVLSISHCDKLSTLDDLLTQEYLPAIEEIAIRFCEELPSLPGESFGSFPYLKDLQIDNCRSLNWQRRLVLPSSLQKLSLHYCGDMFSSVPSCLTNLTSLVSLMMKGCQGIRCIPGDIWRCNLTSLELLEIRHCPDLVSIGGAKAVEKIKSVWICECPNLKGVSGIMRRCSKG
- the LOC123047620 gene encoding putative disease resistance protein RGA1 isoform X2, with amino-acid sequence MSLSATGIISAVDDCVNLFQWTRSAIPSLHSGLSGSQQETLQEHVLRLQGGLQRLRDALPAMYDLIDQAERRSHDTRVEKLLPVLKDTVYEVEDLLDEAKWYEVKAQVEGNATHSPPPPPFEFIDDVVQASFGKLSHVQSRLSILSSQLEIAGLAEATEQVDRLVKPKTGSLPYEGLLFCYYKELAQVMGFSTNSKCKRATSLANASTTASANNQFSNGLRRISSLPVLVIQGTGGVGKTTLARRIWFNQTGKPRIIWIHVSDGFDVKRLTKKAIQLCTGEETTTDDLDSLQRDLSKHVSNKRLLVFLDDMRDDALKENGQCWKRFCAPFRNVRGGSMILVTTRCSEVTEGVRTMEPIILDGLKGDAFWNFFKLCVFGDGRSEIDPELERIGRSILPKLKGSPLAARTLGCVLCMDLQASHWNSILESELWELRQGEADIFPALKLSYMHLPFYLKRCFAFCSVYPKDYKFQKARLAEVWVAEGFVESQGGVPIQDIGCQYFEDLVTRSFFQMVPGGYVIPDLLHDLAQKVSEHDCCILRNDSCFDKVPQDVCHLYVLPSSDFDGSNLLRLCRYTKLRTLICKKSLGKEAGFVMGHWCTKLLRMRVISCASTDELPGSIGNLKHLRYLEISRDCALKRIPSTFCWLYNLQIFYAKKCKLESLPSDFGKLINLQKFVLDGLPYYPGCRMRVNAADGQGQRIVRLMKNLNQFRGLEITHVGMLTKDDAAESKLKNKKDLDELKLKFESDGLPISPRFLGYPESQSMQDNEIDMLHQSQIIQDNEIDVLQSLQPPISLKSLLLQNYAGVSLPSWFRPQNLPSLESLTFTDCVGLKNISLCMISQIIGLNVIPAVLVHNNNDSVGMFLSLTDLAIYGCRNLSTLEHFLLPKYVPAVKKITIGGCKRLESIPTEMFGDFHFLEELNIFSCPKIRSRRLVSPSLKKLRLSRSALFYSIECCSLTYFDLSSEFVMSIQLQMWSLPALRELHILCRSLTSIGGSTNLSLCTGTGSIRAFSSLSVLSISHCDKLSTLDDLLTQEYLPAIEEIAIRFCEELPSLPGESFGSFPYLKDLQIDNCRSLNWQRRDARV